The following coding sequences are from one uncultured Desulfobacter sp. window:
- a CDS encoding TRAP transporter substrate-binding protein, translating into MKKVSLFFCVLAAVALVSGITPVTAQAKVSLNYANFPPAPTFPCVQMEHWKTEIEKRTDGAVQVNTFPGGTLLGAKDMMDGVINGQADIGCICMAYQPGRFTVTNATSLPLDIPDAKTGSLVLLDLYNKYQPKAFDKVKVLTMFVTAPANIMSKAPVAGLSDLKGLDLRASGGAAQILKSWGANQVGMPMSDTPEALQKGVVKGVFSSLEVMKDLKFAEICKYITITDTVIYPFAVIMNKSAWNKLPDNVKQAMDGMIEEQAAWTGEYMDQHVNDAIAWSKKEHQVEVITLSAEQKAQWNTPLAPITESWIKTAEEKGLPGGQIVKDIKELIVKRTAE; encoded by the coding sequence ATGAAAAAAGTCTCATTATTTTTCTGTGTTCTGGCAGCGGTCGCCCTGGTTTCCGGTATTACCCCTGTGACGGCACAGGCCAAGGTCAGCCTCAACTATGCAAATTTCCCCCCTGCACCCACCTTTCCCTGTGTACAGATGGAACACTGGAAAACCGAAATTGAAAAACGCACGGACGGTGCCGTCCAGGTTAATACCTTTCCCGGCGGCACGCTTTTGGGCGCAAAAGATATGATGGACGGGGTGATTAACGGCCAGGCCGACATCGGCTGTATCTGCATGGCTTACCAGCCGGGTCGTTTTACCGTGACCAATGCCACAAGCCTGCCCCTGGATATTCCCGATGCCAAAACCGGCAGCCTGGTTCTTCTGGACCTGTATAACAAATACCAGCCCAAGGCCTTTGACAAAGTCAAGGTGCTGACCATGTTTGTCACGGCCCCTGCCAATATCATGTCCAAGGCACCGGTGGCCGGGCTTTCCGACCTCAAGGGACTGGATCTGCGCGCCTCCGGCGGCGCGGCCCAGATCCTTAAATCCTGGGGTGCCAACCAGGTGGGCATGCCCATGTCAGATACCCCGGAAGCCCTGCAAAAAGGCGTGGTCAAAGGTGTCTTCTCTTCTCTGGAGGTCATGAAGGATCTTAAATTTGCTGAAATCTGCAAATACATCACCATCACCGACACCGTGATCTATCCCTTTGCCGTCATCATGAACAAAAGCGCCTGGAATAAACTGCCGGATAACGTCAAACAGGCCATGGACGGTATGATCGAAGAGCAGGCGGCCTGGACCGGTGAATACATGGACCAGCACGTCAACGATGCCATTGCCTGGTCAAAAAAAGAACACCAGGTTGAAGTGATTACCTTGTCTGCCGAACAAAAAGCCCAGTGGAATACGCCCCTTGCCCCCATTACCGAAAGCTGGATTAAAACGGCCGAAGAAAAGGGCCTGCCCGGCGGGCAGATTGTAAAAGATATCAAAGAACTGATTGTAAAACGAACAGCAGAATAG